In Planctomycetota bacterium, the genomic stretch GAGTAGTGGCGGAAGGAGCTTGCGTCAATCGCGGCTGGCTCGTGCTAGCGGCGGCGTAGGACTAGCCACGGCGGCACTGCGACACGGAGTTAAGCACGGGGAAGAGAGACGGGGGATCGACAGAACGAGAATCGTTTGTCACGTCGTCAATTGAGCATTTGAGCGCCTAACAAGTTAGTGGTTGCTAGCAACGAACCTTGTGGTATCTAGCAGTAACTGTTCGTTGTAATAAAGCGTCTTAAGTATTTCGGTGGTGGTGGATCATCGCGAGTCGGCGGCGCGGCGCCTGATCGGCAACGGGCAGCCGAACGCTTTGGTCACCGCGACCTCCGGCAGCCGATCGGCCAGGCCGGCGTCGATGGCGCTGCGCAGGTCAAAGACGGTCGCCTCGGGCTTGCGCGCGCCGGTCAACGCGTAGCGGTTGTCGACGCGTCCGCGGTAGATCACCTGTCCGTCTTGGCGAACCACCACGGCGGTCGGCATGATCCGCGCGCCGCAAGCGCCGGCCAGTTGTTGCTGGTGATCGAGCGCCAACGGAAAGCGGAGGGAGAACTCGTTGGCGTGGCGCGACGCGCGATCGGCCGAGACATCAGGATCGCAATGCACACCCAGGAAGGTCACCCCTTGGCTGGCATAGGCATCGGCCAGGCGCTGCAGCGCGGGGCAATAGCCATTCGAGACCGGGCATTCGACGCCCAGGAATACCATCACCGTCAAACGCGGCGCGCCCTTGCCAGCCAGCGAATGCACGCGACCCGTCAGATCGGTCACACTCGCGCCGGCCAGACTAGGAAGCGCGGCTTCGGTCGCCGACTCGGCGGCCATCGTCGGCAACACCCCGCTGAACGCAGCCGCGGCCAGAACAATGAACTTCAGCAGTCGCTCGCGATTGGCCATGGGAGCCCTCGGCCGGGAACAGCCGCGCGGCGAACAGGGCCGGCGACATGAATCAGCTTCTCACCCAGGCGTACCCGGCGTCAACCGTTTTGGTTTCAGCCGTGCGGAACCGCCCGCTCTGACGAGAACCTGACACATGCCAAGCCAGCTAGCGGATGAAGCGTGGGGAGTTATTAGCGTCCGGGCGATTCGCGCAGTTGTTGCAGCTTGTCGGCCGCCGCGTCGAGCGTGGGGTCCAGTCGCACCGCTTCGCTCAGGTCGTTGATGGCCCGCTCGTGCTGGCCTTGCCCAGCGTACGCCAGGCCGCGACCGTACCAGGCCTGGGCATTGCCAGGATGCTGGCGAATGACCCGGTCAAAGTCGGCAAACGCCGCCGGATTCGCTTGCTGGTACAGCGAGTTCATCCCGCGTCGAATCAAGGCGTCGTGGCAGTCTGGCAACAGTCGCAACGCCTCGGTCAGGTCATCACGTTCATCGGCCAATCGACCTTCGTCCGAGTACACGGCCGCGCGGGCCAGATGGTTCCTCACGTCCCCTGGGGCGAGCTTGATCGCCAGCGTGAGGTCTTTCATCGCCTCGGTATACTTACCTTGCGCGCGGTAACAGATGCCACGCTCGCGCAGCACGTCCACATCCTGCGGATAGCGATCCAAATGCGCGGTCAGGTCCGACATCGAATCGTAAGTGTCGGAAGTCGTTGTCGCCGGAACCCGCGCGTCGCTGAATGTTGTCGCTGGGTCGTCGCCGTCATTAACCGCGGGAACCGCATACGCCAATTCACGCGGCTCGGACAGACCGGTCGCAAGCCTGACGGCTGGTTCCGAAATCTTGCCCGATTGGGCTCGCGGCGGCGCGCCGGTGGGCGTGGACAACGACTCCAAGGCGTTCGCTTGTTGAACCGCTGCCCGATTGGCGTTGGTTGTGGCACGCGGCTGATTCGCGGCAGCCGTGGATGCGGGAGCGGCGTCGGGAGATGCGATCGGAAGTTCATCAGATCGGAACAGGTTGAGTAGCGTCTGGCCCAGCTTCTTACGACTGGTGGTCGGAGCCGGCGGCGGCGCGGGCTTGTCCCGGCGCGAGGTTGACGGCGCTGGTGACTCGAGAGGCGTGACAGTAGCGGGCGCGACGGCGACCTGTTCTTCGCTGGTCGGCGTCGATTCCAGCGGCGGCGTGTTGACTTCATCGTCGCTGATGGATGTGACCGGCCCCGACGGCGGCGCCGCGACAATCACACTGGCGGTGGCGTTTTCC encodes the following:
- a CDS encoding redoxin family protein, giving the protein MANRERLLKFIVLAAAAFSGVLPTMAAESATEAALPSLAGASVTDLTGRVHSLAGKGAPRLTVMVFLGVECPVSNGYCPALQRLADAYASQGVTFLGVHCDPDVSADRASRHANEFSLRFPLALDHQQQLAGACGARIMPTAVVVRQDGQVIYRGRVDNRYALTGARKPEATVFDLRSAIDAGLADRLPEVAVTKAFGCPLPIRRRAADSR